One window from the genome of Lachancea thermotolerans CBS 6340 chromosome B complete sequence encodes:
- a CDS encoding KLTH0B01804p (weakly similar to uniprot|P38087 Saccharomyces cerevisiae YBR104W YMC2 Putative mitochondrial inner membrane transporter, member of the mitochondrial carrier (MCF) family) — protein sequence MSARTDNNVVVPNEAYSRIMGFVSGMFSGLAKNAVGHPFDTVKVRLQTSQDTGRFKGPLDCVYQTMRQQGVRGFYLGFTPPLVGWILMDSVMLGCLHNYRMLLKKYVYQHEEKLPLSGCILSGVMAGWSVSFIAAPVELAKAKLQVQYDAKTTKYRGPIDVIKKVYVADGIRGLYKGLISTLIFRTHFIYWWGSYELLTRWFKANTNLSDTAINFWAGGFSASFGFWTTAYPSDVIKQVVLCSDKYDGSFKSWKMAASDIWRSKGFKGFFKGFVPSFLRSFPANAAALASFEFVLRVSGAKP from the coding sequence ATGTCAGCTCGTACTGACAATAACGTAGTGGTGCCCAATGAAGCATACTCCCGGATTATGGGGTTTGTTTCCGGAATGTTCTCCGGACTCGCTAAAAATGCAGTGGGCCATCCATTTGACACAGTCAAGGTGAGGCTGCAGACTTCGCAGGATACAGGGAGGTTCAAAGGGCCTCTTGATTGTGTTTATCAAACTATGAGGCAGCAGGGTGTTCGCGGGTTCTACCTTGGTTTCACACCACCTTTGGTTGGGTGGATTCTGATGGACTCTGTGATGCTAGGATGCCTCCACAACTACCGTatgctgctcaagaagtACGTGTATCAGCACGAAGAGAAGCTGCCTCTGTCGGGCTGTATTCTCAGCGGTGTCATGGCGGGCTGGTCGGTGAGCTTCATCGCAGCGCCAGTGGAACTGGCCAAAGCCAAATTGCAGGTTCAATACGATGCCAAGACCACCAAATATCGCGGACCCATTGACGTAATCAAAAAGGTTTACGTCGCGGATGGTATCAGGGGTCTTTACAAAGGTTTGATAAGTACGCTAATCTTCAGAACACACTTCATCTATTGGTGGGGGTCCTATGAATTGCTCACACGCTGGTTCAAAGCCAACACAAACCTGAGCGATACTGCGATCAACTTCTGGGCCGGTGGGTTTAGtgcttcttttggattttgGACTACTGCTTACCCAAGTGATGTGATAAAGCAGGTCGTCCTGTGCAGCGATAAATACGAcggaagcttcaagtcctgGAAAATGGCTGCGTCTGACATCTGGCGctcaaaaggtttcaaGGGATTCTTCAAAGGGTTTGttccaagctttttgaggagTTTCCCTGCAAACGCGGCTGCTCTAGCGTCGTTTGAGTTCGTCCTCAGAGTAAGTGGTGCCAAGCCGTAA
- the PDX1 gene encoding Pdx1p (similar to uniprot|P16451 Saccharomyces cerevisiae YGR193C PDX1 Dihydrolipoamide dehydrogenase (E3)-binding protein (E3BP) of the mitochondrial pyruvate dehydrogenase (PDH) complex plays a structural role in the complex by binding and positioning E3 to the dihydrolipoamide acetyltransferase (E2) core), whose product MIARGLLRGNAGRLACLRALHRSSALSKAQTFAMPAMSPTMEKGGIVEWKFKVGDPFSAGDVLLEVETDKAQIDVEAQDDGKLAKIVVDNGAKDINVGEVIAYLAEPEDDLATLELPQPEKSTGKSKAETKSAAKPSATAKTSPASISQENKPEPKKNAPSKSSSDSKSSTGVAVKANPSQTLLPSVQMLLHVNNISAEDALNNIPASGPNGRILKGDVLSYLGKVSQESVTKLAEYIEKGSALDLTNIELKEPEPAPKAKEEVAKKEPVVLSEQLHLKVASGVTYEQLARSLESYVKEAKYLAHEQPTTNPYSEHFDAVFEELITPEPRAPRFEVSYDLISLGSSGISAKQQDDIFDLLAGTKPSPAASEVETAQPNEFLVSVRVQVSDKFTDAPTKAERFVQYLRDLESSAEL is encoded by the coding sequence ATGATTGCACGTGGACTATTGAGAGGAAATGCTGGCAGGCTAGCTTGCTTGAGAGCTCTTCACAGGAGCAGTGCTttatcaaaagctcaaactTTCGCGATGCCTGCAATGTCCCCTACCATGGAGAAGGGCGGGATCGTCGAGTGGAAGTTTAAGGTAGGCGACCCATTTTCAGCTGGCGATGTTTTACTAGAAGTGGAAACAGATAAAGCCCAAATCGATGTTGAGGCTCAGGACGATGGTAAACTGGCAAAAATCGTGGTGGATAACGGTGCAAAAGACATCAACGTCGGTGAGGTGATTGCTTACCTGGCAGAGCCTGAGGATGACCTAGCTACTCTCGAGCTGCCACAACCTGAGAAGAGTACGGGCAAATCCAaagcagaaacaaaatcTGCAGCTAAACCAAGCGCCACCGCCAAGACCTCGCCTGCGTCAATTTCGCAAGAGAACAAGCCAGAACCCAAGAAGAATGCcccatcaaagagctcgtCTGATTCAAAAAGTAGCACTGGCGTTGCAGTCAAGGCTAACCCTTCTCAgactcttcttccttcCGTGCAAATGTTGTTGCACGTTAACAACATATCTGCGGAAGACGCACTAAACAACATTCCAGCTTCTGGACCCAACGGTCGGATCCTCAAAGGTGACGTTCTGTCATATCTGGGCAAGGTGTCCCAGGAATCTGTTACAAAGCTGGCGGAGTATATTGAGAAGGGCTCTGCATTGGACCTAACCAACATTGAATTGAAAGAGCCAGAGCCTGCTCCtaaagccaaagaagaagtcgcAAAGAAAGAACCAGTCGTGCTTTCTGAGCAATTGCATCTGAAGGTTGCGTCGGGCGTCACGTATGAGCAGCTGGCCAGATCCCTTGAGTCTTACGTCAAGGAGGCAAAGTATCTAGCTCACGAACAGCCTACCACCAACCCATATTCCGAGCACTTTGATGCGgtatttgaagaactgatAACTCCCGAGCCAAGAGCGCCTAGATTTGAAGTCTCGTACGATCTCATTTCCCTGGGGAGCAGCGGCATAAGCGCCAAGCAACAGGACGATATATTTGATCTGCTGGCAGGCACAAAACCCTCTCCTGCGGCAAGCGAGGTCGAAACCGCGCAACCAAATGAGTTTCTAGTGAGCGTAAGGGTTCAGGTTAGTGACAAATTCACTGACGCCCCAACCAAGGCGGAAAGATTCGTTCAATATCTAAGAGATTTAGAGAGTTCTGCTGAACTTTAA
- the SPC1 gene encoding signal peptidase complex subunit SPC1 (similar to uniprot|P46965 Saccharomyces cerevisiae YJR010C-A SPC1 Subunit of the signal peptidase complex (SPC) which cleaves the signal sequence from proteins targeted to the endoplasmic reticulum (ER) homolog of the SPC12 subunit of mammalian signal peptidase complex) codes for MSEVLQEIQKKLVFPIDFASQRRLDRSVYLCLMIGTVVSCFIGLFTQSLFNLVVSFGLTFCVCLALGLPSYPAYNKQRLEWVKPKISH; via the coding sequence ATGTCTGAGGTGCTACAAGAGAtacaaaagaagctggtCTTCCCTATTGACTTTGCGAGTCAACGCAGACTCGACCGCTCTGTCTACTTATGCCTCATGATAGGGACAGTGGTTTCCTGCTTCATAGGTTTGTTCACCCAATCGCTATTCAACCTGGTGGTATCGTTCGGGCTAACCTTCTGCGTCTGCCTAGCCTTGGGACTACCCAGCTACCCTGCATATAACAAGCAGCGTCTTGAGTGGGTCAAGCCTAAGATCAGCCATTAA
- a CDS encoding uncharacterized protein (some similarities with uniprot|P47087 Saccharomyces cerevisiae YJR012C Protein required for cell viability), which produces MSGPLTYEELVDHIVNEKPIPNILSVPNVTLDPSLVTKSNMKPRPKPWERNNAATSELAGEPPHQQTAVAEGPEICTRSRSSESLSKYYAIEAEFEQQLQSFLGGNEESEKLQ; this is translated from the coding sequence ATGAGTGGGCCACTAACATATGAGGAGTTAGTAGATCATATCGTGAATGAGAAGCCCATCCCCAACATACTGAGCGTCCCCAACGTTACATTAGACCCATCTTTAGTCACTAAATCAAATATGAAACCCCGGCCCAAACCCTGGGAGCGGAATAACGCCGCAACTAGTGAGTTGGCTGGCGAACCACCACATCAGCAGACTGCAGTAGCAGAGGGGCCCGAAATATGCACTCGTTCTCGCAGTTCTGAGAGTCTCTCAAAGTACTATGCTATTGAGGCGGAGTTTGAGCAACAGTTGCAGAGCTTCCTGGGCGGGAACGAGGAAAGCGAGAAGTTGCAATGA
- the XKS1 gene encoding xylulokinase (similar to uniprot|P42826 Saccharomyces cerevisiae YGR194C XKS1 third enzyme in the xylose pathway; Xylulokinase), with amino-acid sequence MTADKVGAFYLGFDLSTQQLKCLVIDQNLALVHSETIGFDKDLSHYKTTKGVYLHEDGTVECPVAMWLEAVDLVFERMSKHKHIDLSLVRAMSGSCQQHGSVYWAESGPGLLPKLDSKQSLKQQLYPEAFSRNVAPNWQDHSTGEECREFEESCGGAAQLAQVTGSRAHHRFTGPQIMKIAKKEPEVYRATSKVSLVSSFLASILAGEFTPLEEADACGMNLYNIDKRDYDDKLLRNVDDDTETLRSKLGGPPINCDKPAPVGTLSPYFVEKYGLNPECQIFPFTGDNLATICSLPLQPNDVLVSLGTSTTILLVTDQYHPSPNYHLFIHPTIPRHYMGMICYCNGALARERIRDQLSETHDWEPFNAAVKSTTLNTDNEIACYFPLGEIVPNVPSSYRRATFAKSPDSQEVKLELKDAFADIAHDAKNIVESQALSCRVRISPLLSKDCADPSVDLGDSMVHFDCDDFPLSEYKKRPRRAFFVGGASKNDAIVERFAQVLGATDGNFRLETPNSCALGGCYRAMWSHLYYGGLTKAPFDNFLNEQFRWDTDVQSLSLTKDKEWQYFNNKIQALSELEKTL; translated from the coding sequence ATGACAGCTGACAAGGTTGGCGCATTCTATCTGGGATTCGACCTCTCAACACAGCAACTGAAGTGTTTGGTGATCGACCAAAATCTGGCCTTAGTACACTCTGAGACCATAGGATTCGACAAAGACCTGAGCCACTACAAAACCACCAAAGGCGTCTATCTGCATGAAGATGGGACTGTGGAGTGTCCAGTAGCGATGTGGCTCGAGGCCGTCGATCTAGTCTTCGAGAGGATGTCAAAGCACAAGCACATTGACCTGAGCTTGGTCCGTGCAATGAGTGGCTCTTGTCAGCAGCACGGTTCGGTTTACTGGGCTGAATCAGGACCCGGGTTGCTTCCGAAGCTCGATTCCAAGCAATCATTAAAGCAGCAATTGTATCCGGAGGCGTTCTCCAGAAACGTGGCGCCAAACTGGCAAGACCACAGTACCGGAGAGGAGTGCCGAGAGTTCGAGGAAAGCTGCGGAGGCGCGGCACAACTCGCTCAAGTCACCGGCTCTCGTGCTCACCACAGATTTACGGGTCCGCAAATAATGAAGATCGCTAAAAAAGAACCAGAGGTTTATCGTGCAACATCTAAAGTCTCGCTGGTGTCGTCCTTTTTAGCTTCTATCCTGGCAGGTGAATTCACGCCGTTGGAAGAAGCGGACGCATGCGGTATGAACCTGTACAATATTGACAAGCGCGACTACGACGACAAACTGTTACGCAACGTGGACGACGACACAGAAACCCTAAGATCAAAGCTCGGAGGGCCCCCTATCAATTGCGACAAACCCGCGCCTGTTGGCACTTTATCACCATACTTTGTTGAGAAGTATGGTTTGAACCCCGAGTGCCAGATCTTCCCCTTCACTGGCGATAACTTGGCAACTATCTGTTCTCTACCGCTTCAGCCCAATGATGTTCTGGTGTCCTTGGGTACAAGCACTACGATTCTTCTGGTCACCGACCAATACCACCCATCCCCTAACTACCATCTGTTCATCCATCCCACCATTCCCCGTCACTACATGGGGATGATTTGTTACTGTAACGGTGCGTTGGCTAGAGAGCGTATCAGAGACCAACTCAGCGAAACTCACGACTGGGAGCCTTTCAACGCGGCGGTAAAATCTACCACGCTCAACACTGACAACGAAATTGCTTGCTACTTTCCCCTGGGGGAGATTGTGCCAAACGTACCCAGCTCTTATCGCAGAGCAACGTTTGCCAAGTCTCCAGACTCTCAGGAGGTGAAGTTGGAATTAAAAGATGCATTCGCTGACATTGCACACGATGCCAAAAACATCGTTGAAAGCCAAGCTCTCAGCTGCCGTGTGAGAATCAGCCCCCTGCTATCAAAGGATTGTGCGGATCCAAGCGTCGACTTGGGCGACTCAATGGTGCATTTTGACTGTGATGACTTTCCTCTCTCAGAGTACAAAAAGCGTCCAAGAAGAGCGTTTTTTGTGGGTGGTGCTTCGAAAAACGATGCAATTGTCGAGCGCTTTGCTCAAGTGCTCGGAGCCACAGATGGAAACTTCCGTCTGGAAACCCCCAACTCATGCGCACTTGGTGGTTGCTACAGGGCTATGTGGTCCCATTTGTACTACGGAGGTCTCACTAAAGCACCCTTCGACAACTTCCTCAACGAGCAGTTCAGATGGGACACGGATGTTCAGTCTCTGAGCTTAACAAAGGACAAAGAGTGGCAGTACTTTAACAACAAGATACAAGCCCTCAGTGAGTTAGAGAAGACTCTCTAA
- the CAL4 gene encoding Cal4p (some similarities with uniprot|P47086 Saccharomyces cerevisiae YJR011C Hypothetical ORF), producing MDSQAFSPSFEDELTRCATIIERFIVSLVNVAYYACFHKQNEDASPSTAAAKSAAFKKVRDSLLALAVRAEKLTSSEKISPADMKGLVCRDFLQELHRCSEVASDELLQVLNPITTKPLDGYEEPSSLNKIPTHLRNCILGFVQIFHFFRKLPVQEQYHISALQARILERELKSDLLGPWTRQVETLHSTIGWILLSDSHFQQKLNEYKSKTQTEPGALAFNEWLRHEIRQ from the coding sequence ATGGATTCGCAGGCCTTCAGTCCGAGCTTTGAGGATGAGCTCACAAGATGTGCAACAATAATAGAGCGCTTCATTGTTTCGCTTGTGAATGTCGCCTACTACGCGTGCTTCCACAAGCAGAACGAAGATGCGTCGCCCTCAACAGCCGCTGCTAAAAGCGCAGCTTTTAAGAAAGTCAGGGACAGTTTGTTGGCGCTTGCTGTTCGCGCTGAAAAGCTGACCAGCTCTGAGAAGATCAGTCCTGCGGACATGAAGGGCTTGGTTTGTCGAGATTTCCTCCAAGAGCTGCATCGCTGTTCTGAGGTCGCGAGCGATGAATTGCTCCAGGTATTAAACCCTATAACTACGAAGCCTCTTGATGGGTACGAGGAGCCCTCGTCGCTGAACAAAATACCCACTCACCTACGAAACTGTATCCTAGGATTCGTCCAGATATTCCACTTTTTTCGAAAACTGCCTGTGCAGGAACAGTATCACATCTCTGCACTCCAAGCACGCATTCTAGAGCGCGAGCTCAAGTCCGACCTACTTGGGCCGTGGACGCGCCAGGTTGAGACTCTACATTCGACAATTGGATGGATTCTTCTCTCAGATTCTCACTTTCAACAGAAACTGAACGAGTACAAGAGTAAAACACAGACTGAGCCAGGTGCACTGGCATTTAATGAATGGCTTAGGCATGAAATCAGACAGTAG
- the MET3 gene encoding sulfate adenylyltransferase (highly similar to uniprot|P08536 Saccharomyces cerevisiae YJR010W MET3 ATP sulfurylase catalyzes the primary step of intracellular sulfate activation essential for assimilatory reduction of sulfate to sulfide involved in methionine metabolism), whose protein sequence is MPAPHGGVLQDLIARDAQIKDQLLQEAAQASIKWDLTPRQICDLELIQNGGFSPLSGFMNQKDYDGVVEKSRLSNGLVWTIPINLDVDEAFAKQLKPDARVVLLQDNEIPVAILTVTDVYKPDKQNEAKKVFRGDPEHPAVKYLKETAGEYYVGGEIQAIQYPVHYDYPGLRKTPAQLRLEFDSKQWDRIVAFQTRNPMHRAHRELTVRAAREHNAKVLIHPVVGLTKPGDIDHHTRVRVYQEIIKRYPNGMAQLSLLPLAMRMGGDREAVWHAIIRKNYGATHFIVGRDHAGPGKNSAGVDFYGAYDAQELVESYKNELGIEVVPFRMVTYLPEEDRYAPIDQIDLSTTSTLNISGTELRNRLRSGGPIPEWFSYPEVVKILRESNPPRPKQGFAIVLSSSLKSNKQLSTALLTTFLQFGGGRHFKVLEHNNDANVLGLVPDFISSGAGLIIPSQYEKWNSVSNAYLVGTSEDADITLDSDDEAVLHVVQKVVLFLEDHGFFTF, encoded by the coding sequence ATGCCTGCCCCACACGGTGGTGTTCTACAAGACCTCATCGCCCGCGATGCCCAAATTAAAGACCAATTGCTGCAAGAAGCGGCCCAGGCCTCGATCAAGTGGGACCTGACTCCCAGACAGATCTGTGACCTGGAATTGATCCAGAACGGTGGTTTCTCCCCTCTGTCCGGCTTCATGAACCAAAAGGACTACGACGGCGTTGTAGAGAAATCCCGTCTGAGCAACGGACTTGTATGGACAATTCCAATCAACCTGGATGTCGACGAGGCGTTCGCAAAACAGCTGAAGCCTGACGCCAGAGTGGTTCTGTTGCAGGACAACGAGATTCCCGTCGCCATCCTCACCGTCACCGACGTGTACAAGCCTGACAAGCAGAAcgaagccaagaaggtCTTTAGAGGCGACCCAGAGCACCCTGCTGTCAAGTACCTGAAGGAGACTGCCGGTGAGTACTACGTTGGTGGTGAAATCCAGGCCATTCAGTACCCTGTCCACTACGACTACCCAGGTCTGCGGAAAACTCCGGCTCAGCTGAGATTGGAGTTTGACTCCAAGCAATGGGACCGCATCGTCGCCTTCCAGACCCGTAACCCAATGCATAGAGCTCACAGAGAGCTCACTGTGCGGGCTGCAAGAGAACACAATGCCAAGGTCTTGATTCACCCTGTTGTCGGACTAACCAAGCCAGGTGACATCGACCACCATACCCGTGTGCGTGTGTACCAGGAAATTATCAAGAGATACCCCAACGGTATGGCCCAACTATCTCTCCTGCCTCTGGCCATGCGTATGGGTGGTGACCGCGAAGCTGTGTGGCACGCTATCATCAGAAAGAACTACGGTGCTACCCATTTCATTGTCGGCAGAGACCACGCCGGCCCTGGTAAGAACTCTGCTGGCGTCGATTTCTACGGCGCTTACGACGCTCAAGAGCTGGTCGAGTCCTACAAGAATGAACTTGGTATTGAGGTTGTTCCTTTCAGAATGGTGACATACCTGCCTGAAGAAGACCGTTACGCCCCAATTGACCAAATTGACCTATCCACAACCTCCACTCTCAACATCAGCGGGACAGAGCTGAGAAACCGTTTGAGAAGCGGTGGTCCAATTCCTGAATGGTTCTCATACCCCGAGGTAGTTAAGATTCTGAGAGAGTCCAACCCACCAAGGCCCAAACAGGGCTTCGCAATTGtgctttcaagctctttgaaaagcaaCAAACAGTTGAGCACTGCCCTCCTAACCACATTCTTGCAATTTGGCGGTGGCAGACATTTCAAGGTTCTAGAGCATAACAATGACGCAAATGTTTTGGGATTGGTGCCAGACTTTATTAGCAGCGGCGCAGGTCTGATTATCCCAAGTCAATACGAAAAGTGGAACTCAGTGTCAAATGCTTACTTAGTTGGCACATCGGAGGACGCGGACATTACCTTGGACAGTGACGACGAAGCTGTGCTACACGTCGTCCAGAAAGTTGTCCTATTCTTGGAGGACCATGGGTTTTTTACATTCTAA
- the SKI6 gene encoding exosome non-catalytic core subunit SKI6 (highly similar to uniprot|P46948 Saccharomyces cerevisiae YGR195W SKI6 superkiller ExtraCellular Mutant Ribosomal RNA Processing homolog of RNAse PH): MSRLEIYSPEGLRVDGRRWNELRRLECSINTHANASDGSSYLEQGNNKVITLVTGPQEPKLRSQMNVTKATISVALNITRFSKIERSKSSHKNERRVLEMQTALVRTFEKNVMLHLYPRTQIEIQIHVLQQDGGLMSSLINGITLALIDAGIAMYDYISGVSIGLYDTTPLLDLNSVEENAMSSVTLGVVGKSEKLSLLLVEDKIPLDRMESVLAIGIAGSHRIRELMDKELRKHGERRLANMST, encoded by the coding sequence ATGTCCAGACTCGAAATATATTCGCCAGAGGGCCTGAGAGTAGACGGGCGTCGGTGGAATGAGCTTCGTCGGTTGGAGTGTTCGATCAACACCCATGCAAACGCATCAGACGGCTCGTCATACCTTGAACAAGGAAACAACAAGGTTATAACTCTTGTTACCGGGCCGCAGGAGCCAAAGCTTCGCTCCCAGATGAACGTCACCAAAGCCACTATATCCGTAGCTCTCAATATTACTCGATTCTCCAAgattgaaagaagcaagtCCAGTCATAAGAATGAAAGACGAGTGCTGGAGATGCAAACAGCTTTAGTTCGTACGTTTGAGAAAAACGTGATGCTACACCTGTACCCACGTACTCAGATCGAGATACAAATACATGTGCTGCAACAAGATGGTGGCCTCATGAGCAGCTTAATCAACGGAATAACATTAGCGCTGATCGATGCAGGTATTGCAATGTACGACTATATCAGCGGCGTATCTATAGGGCTTTATGATACCACACCGTTGCTAGACCTTAACTCAGTCGAGGAGAATGCGATGAGTAGCGTAACGCTGGGTGTTGTCGGAAAGTCGGAGAAGCTTTCTCTCCTCTTGGTGGAGGACAAAATTCCTCTAGATAGGATGGAAAGTGTACTCGCTATCGGCATTGCAGGGTCTCACCGGATCAGGGAGCTCATGGACAAGGAGCTACGGAAACATGGTGAAAGAAGGCTTGCTAACATGTCTACTTGA
- the GPI14 gene encoding glycosylphosphatidylinositol-alpha 1,4 mannosyltransferase I (similar to uniprot|P47088 Saccharomyces cerevisiae YJR013W GPI14 Glycosylphosphatidylinositol- alpha 1 4 mannosyltransferase I involved in GPI anchor biosynthesis requires Pbn1p for function homolog of mammalian PIG-M), producing MDTATVSLFLGALALRLGFFFYGIYQDKYFEVKYTDVDYFVFNDAASYVFHGLSPYLRDTYRYTPLLSWLLVPNHYLQWIHFGKMMFVLFDLLTGLLILNLLEAQSKRKKLILSSLWLLNFMVITISTRGNAESVLCFLILLSLYFLKARQFVLSGLFLGFAIHFKIYPIIYSIPIAVYVYRQRQGGLFNVFKVGVSAILALAGTSYWMYQIYGMEFLDNAYFYHLSRTDHRHNFSVFHMLLYFESALPTDSFWAKLAFLPQAAITLGVVPLLLRDPSFNSLLSLLFIQTFAFVTYNKVCTSQYFIWYLIFLPFYLARTSITLKKGLTMALIWVGTQGAWLFFGYLLEFKGKNVFYPGLFLASLSFFLGNVWILGQFIDDFKVKTELSEEKKKR from the coding sequence ATGGACACAGCGACTGTTtctctctttttgggaGCCCTCGCCTTAAGGCttggttttttcttctaCGGGATTTATCAGGATAAATACTTTGAAGTGAAGTATACAGACGTGGActattttgttttcaatgatgCTGCTTCGTACGTATTTCACGGATTGTCGCCATACTTGAGGGATACTTACAGGTATACGCCGCTTCTGAGTTGGCTTTTGGTCCCTAATCATTACCTACAATGGATCCACTTCGGCAAAATGATGTTTGTGCTATTTGACTTGCTAACAGGGCTCCTaattttgaatttgctCGAGGCGCAGAGCAAACGCAAGAAGCTTATTCTAAGCTCATTATGGCTTTTGAATTTTATGGTCATTACTATAAGCACCAGGGGCAACGCAGAGAGCGTTTTATGCTTTCTAATTTTGTTATCCTTGTATTTCCTTAAGGCCCGCCAGTTTGTGCTATCAGGCTTATTTTTAGGGTTCGCGATCCATTTTAAAATATACCCGATCATCTACAGCATCCCAATTGCAGTTTATGTTTACCGTCAGAGGCAAGGCGGCCTTTTTAACGTTTTCAAGGTTGGAGTCTCTGCAATTCTTGCCTTGGCAGGGACTTCTTATTGGATGTACCAGATATATGGGATGGAATTCTTGGACAACGCTTACTTCTAccatctttcaagaacagaTCATAGACACAACTTTTCTGTTTTCCATATGCTTCTTTATTTCGAGTCTGCGTTGCCCACGGATAGTTTTTGGGCCAAGCTAGCATTTTTGCCACAAGCTGCCATTACTTTGGGGGTGGTGCCGCTGTTACTTCGCGATCCAAGCTTTAACAGCCTGCTCTCTTTATTGTTCATTCAGACGTTTGCTTTTGTCACTTACAACAAGGTTTGCACATCGCAGTATTTCATCTGGTATCTCATATTCCTTCCTTTTTACTTAGCGCGGACAAGCATCACACTGAAAAAGGGCCTAACAATGGCTTTGATTTGGGTTGGGACCCAAGGCGCTTGGCTGTTTTTTGGCTACTTGCTGGAATTTAAAGGCAAGAACGTGTTTTACCCAGGACTCTTCCTGGCTAGTCTTTCGTTCTTTTTGGGTAACGTCTGGATTCTCGGCCAGTTTATAGACGATTTCAAGGTTAAGACAGAACTgtctgaagaaaagaagaagcgctaA